Proteins encoded in a region of the Candidatus Hydrogenedentota bacterium genome:
- a CDS encoding bifunctional (p)ppGpp synthetase/guanosine-3',5'-bis(diphosphate) 3'-pyrophosphohydrolase, with product MYEFHGRQTRKCGGAPYITHLVAVAGLAGEYGGSEEQFIAALLHDAVEDQGGHGALQRIRGEFGEAVADLVWACTDAWEHPKPAWRARKEAHLARIPGAPIDARLVLAADKLHNLQSMLRTYTHDEAYWRQFNAGREGTLWYYDAMGDALQEGWEHAILAELDSARRRFRALLEE from the coding sequence ATGTATGAATTCCACGGACGCCAGACCCGCAAGTGCGGCGGCGCGCCCTACATCACCCACCTGGTTGCCGTGGCGGGACTTGCCGGGGAATACGGCGGCAGCGAGGAGCAATTCATCGCCGCGCTGCTCCACGATGCCGTGGAGGATCAGGGCGGGCACGGCGCGCTCCAGCGGATTCGCGGCGAATTCGGCGAGGCCGTCGCGGACCTCGTCTGGGCCTGCACCGACGCCTGGGAACACCCCAAGCCCGCCTGGCGCGCGCGGAAAGAGGCGCACCTGGCCCGAATCCCCGGCGCGCCAATCGACGCCCGGCTCGTGCTCGCCGCGGACAAGCTACACAACCTCCAGTCCATGCTGCGCACCTACACGCACGACGAGGCCTACTGGCGCCAGTTCAACGCCGGCCGCGAAGGCACGCTGTGGTACTACGACGCTATGGGCGACGCCCTTCAAGAGGGCTGGGAGCACGCTATCCTCGCCGAACTCGACAGCGCCCGTCGCCGCTTCCGGGCCCTGCTCGAGGAGTGA
- a CDS encoding glycosyltransferase family 1 protein: MIAGIDYGPDAWPLPFAYADDRIPDLPEEDQRDGVFFAGKLIGGTRRLMLSWLNTFIEVQGGWGTPFTQEEYAALLREQAIGLCLFGNGFDTVRYWELPAHGVLLLAERSPLVIPHDFEDGRQAVFFDHAGELKEKLAHYLAHPDEALAIAQAGHAHLREHHTATARARQLLGRIQARLSR; the protein is encoded by the coding sequence ATGATCGCGGGGATCGACTACGGCCCCGACGCCTGGCCGCTGCCCTTCGCCTACGCGGATGATCGCATTCCAGACTTGCCCGAGGAAGACCAGCGCGACGGGGTCTTCTTCGCCGGGAAGCTCATCGGCGGCACGCGGCGGCTCATGCTGAGCTGGCTCAACACGTTTATCGAGGTCCAAGGCGGCTGGGGCACGCCGTTCACGCAGGAGGAATACGCCGCGCTGCTGCGCGAACAGGCCATCGGCCTGTGCCTCTTCGGCAACGGCTTCGATACCGTCCGCTATTGGGAGCTCCCCGCCCACGGTGTTCTGCTGCTCGCCGAACGTTCCCCCCTCGTGATCCCGCACGATTTTGAGGACGGCAGACAGGCGGTGTTTTTCGACCACGCCGGGGAACTGAAGGAAAAACTGGCCCACTACCTCGCCCACCCGGACGAGGCGCTCGCAATCGCACAAGCGGGCCACGCGCATCTCCGCGAACACCACACCGCCACCGCCCGCGCGCGACAGCTACTCGGCCGGATCCAGGCGCGGCTGTCGCGATAG
- a CDS encoding glycerophosphodiester phosphodiesterase family protein, which yields MIKRVHTARTPFAAALFAFFVALAAPTAPAAAESTDLLPPPRHGGVYVVAHRGAHEDRPENTLAAYQRAIDLGADYVEIDVRTTKDGHLVSVHNRTVDAYTDDAKGNVADFTLAELKALDIGSRVDPKWKEERIPTFEEILALCKGKIGIYLDLKEADIATVFQRVEAHGMLKSVLWYCNAEQHRYVMANGGISMPDPGPEDNLAALIAEFQPKIVASVWRHYSPTFVKTCHDAGALVIVDESDPSCWEDAVAWGSDGIQTDHPEKLIAWLKARGN from the coding sequence ATGATAAAACGTGTTCATACTGCCCGTACGCCGTTCGCGGCGGCCCTCTTCGCCTTTTTCGTCGCGCTGGCCGCGCCGACCGCACCCGCAGCCGCCGAATCGACGGACCTCCTCCCGCCGCCGCGCCACGGCGGGGTGTACGTGGTCGCGCACCGCGGCGCCCACGAAGACCGGCCGGAGAATACCCTGGCCGCCTACCAGCGCGCGATAGACCTGGGCGCGGACTACGTCGAGATAGACGTGCGCACCACGAAGGACGGCCATCTCGTCAGCGTGCACAACCGGACGGTGGACGCCTACACGGACGACGCGAAAGGGAACGTCGCGGACTTCACGCTGGCCGAGCTCAAGGCGCTGGATATCGGCAGTCGCGTCGATCCGAAATGGAAAGAGGAACGCATACCGACCTTCGAGGAAATCCTCGCGCTGTGCAAGGGCAAGATCGGGATCTACCTGGACCTGAAGGAGGCCGACATCGCGACGGTATTTCAGAGGGTGGAGGCGCATGGCATGCTGAAGAGTGTCCTGTGGTACTGCAACGCGGAGCAGCACCGCTACGTCATGGCAAATGGCGGCATCTCCATGCCCGATCCCGGCCCCGAGGATAACCTGGCGGCGCTCATCGCCGAGTTCCAGCCCAAGATCGTCGCCTCGGTCTGGCGCCACTACTCGCCGACCTTCGTCAAGACCTGCCACGACGCCGGCGCGCTGGTCATTGTCGACGAGAGCGACCCCTCCTGCTGGGAGGACGCCGTGGCGTGGGGGAGCGACGGCATCCAGACGGATCACCCGGAAAAACTGATCGCCTGGCTGAAAGCGCGGGGCAACTGA